The Leishmania major strain Friedlin complete genome, chromosome 31 genome contains a region encoding:
- a CDS encoding surface membrane protein gp46-like protein has protein sequence MMPMLLLRGAMQRPRAALLAVALTLCLLLAPVRGADSPFTQYKAVQKANTRKFLQAFVDANPLLEKLPSVDFCEWVYSECTSKGVNLYLDERAMVRLPEMSSDTVGKYVLVTSINLSYGKGTLKGTLPASWGSLTHVEYISLYSNSLTGTLPPEWAKMKSAKWFLLYRNELTGTIPEAWSSLRYMTWACLNDNNLTGTLPSSWGSAPQLTIIEARGNRLTGTLPPTWGSLRKVSSITLTDNNLTGPLPEEWASAQPLYGVSVERNNLCGCVPNAWVSHTFLYGIRVDDSLLAADCSTANACK, from the coding sequence ATGATGcccatgctgctgctccgtggCGCCATGCAGCGCCCGAGAGCCGCTCTCCTCGCTGTGGCGCTAACCCTatgcctgctgctggcgcccgTGCGTGGCGCGGACTCGCCGTTCACCCAATACAAGGCCGTGCAGAAGGCAAACACGCGCAAGTTCCTGCAGGCCTTCGTGGACGCGAACCCGCTGCTTGAGAAGCTGCCGTCGGTGGACTTCTGCGAGTGGGTCTACTCTGAGTGCACGAGCAAGGGCGTGAACCTGTACCTGGATGAGAGAGCCatggtgcggctgccggaGATGTCCTCTGACACTGTTGGCAAATATGTGCTGGTCACCTCCATCAATCTCAGCTACGGCAAGGGCACATTGAAgggcacgctgccggcgagcTGGGGGAGCCTGACGCACGTCGAGTACATCTCCCTGTACTCGAACTCGCTGACGGGCACCCTGCCGCCGGAGTGGGCGAAGATGAAGTCGGCGAAGTGGTTCCTGCTGTACCGCAACGAGCTGACGGGCACCATTCCTGAGGCGTGGAGCAGTCTGCGCTACATGACGTGGGCGTGCCTGAATGACAACAATCTGACCGGAACCCTCCCCTCGTCGTGGGGCAGCGCACCGCAGCTGACGATCATTGAGGCCAGGGGAAATCGGCTGACCGGCACATTGCCGCCGACGTGGGGGAGTCTGCGGAAGGTCAGCTCCATCACGCTGACGGACAACAATCTGACCGGCCCCCTTCCAGAGGAGTGGGCGTCTGCCCAGCCGCTGTACGGTGTGTCCGTGGAGCGCAACAACTTGTGCGGCTGTGTTCCGAACGCGTGGGTGTCTCACACTTTTCTCTATGGCATCCGAGTCGATGACAGCCTCTTGGCCGCGGATTGCTCGACAGCCAACGCGTGCAAGTGA